A single window of Rubripirellula lacrimiformis DNA harbors:
- a CDS encoding zinc ribbon domain-containing protein, with product MNTPLNHVRCPKCGMEVDDRVPACPQCGEKIYVNVPGDITPTKHPPLDSQDGK from the coding sequence ATGAATACTCCACTGAATCACGTCCGATGTCCAAAGTGTGGCATGGAGGTTGACGATCGCGTTCCGGCGTGTCCGCAATGCGGCGAGAAAATTTACGTCAATGTTCCCGGGGACATCACGCCGACAAAACATCCTCCGCTCGATTCCCAAGACGGCAAGTAG
- a CDS encoding hypervirulence associated TUDOR domain-containing protein, giving the protein MAKYNDGSKVKWKWGDGYGHGKVQSSFAKKVTRTIDGSEITRNGSEDNPAYYVDVDDGNNVLKLESELESDS; this is encoded by the coding sequence ATGGCAAAGTACAACGACGGTTCCAAAGTGAAATGGAAATGGGGCGACGGCTATGGGCATGGCAAAGTGCAATCGTCGTTTGCCAAGAAAGTGACGCGAACCATCGACGGATCAGAGATCACTCGGAACGGATCCGAGGATAACCCGGCGTACTACGTCGACGTTGACGACGGGAACAACGTTCTAAAGCTTGAAAGCGAACTCGAGAGCGATTCGTGA
- a CDS encoding endonuclease III domain-containing protein gives MLSAQSRDANTAAATKALFRLARMPRTMLQLSDQQITHAIKPCGLYNLKARNIRKFCQALLRDFDGVVPETRGQLMQLPGIGRKCADIVMQFAFGVDTIAVDTHVHRVCNRTGIAIGKTAEQTAIALEQTAPAWVFKEGHFWLIQFGKRVCLARSPKCRTCPIRHLCQKRAADLRRGDATDTK, from the coding sequence ATGTTGTCGGCGCAGTCACGTGACGCCAACACGGCGGCGGCCACGAAGGCATTGTTCCGGCTCGCACGCATGCCGCGAACGATGTTGCAGCTAAGCGACCAGCAGATCACCCATGCGATCAAGCCCTGCGGCCTCTATAATCTCAAAGCCAGAAACATCCGTAAGTTCTGCCAGGCCCTGCTTCGCGATTTTGATGGTGTGGTCCCTGAAACGCGCGGGCAATTGATGCAGTTGCCCGGTATCGGACGCAAGTGCGCCGATATTGTCATGCAGTTTGCGTTTGGGGTTGATACGATTGCGGTCGACACGCATGTCCACCGAGTCTGCAATCGGACAGGCATCGCGATTGGCAAAACTGCCGAACAGACCGCGATCGCACTCGAGCAGACGGCACCTGCTTGGGTGTTCAAGGAAGGCCATTTTTGGCTGATCCAGTTTGGGAAACGTGTTTGCCTCGCTCGATCGCCCAAATGCAGGACTTGTCCAATCCGGCACCTTTGTCAGAAGCGGGCGGCGGATCTGCGGCGCGGCGATGCGACGGATACCAAATGA
- a CDS encoding SDR family oxidoreductase encodes MSNLKMNRVLVCGATGYVGGRLVPRLLDEGLAVRCLVRSPEKIRAFAWADHERLEIVQGNLDDTAVVHRAAIDVDAAFYLVHSMISAGEDYAKRDRELANSFVAGLDGTTCKRVIYLGGLGELGPDLSHHLHSRREVAEILGQSNLDTTVFRAAMIVGSGSASFEILRYLVERLPIMITPKWVKMETQPIAIRDVIRYLVQCLQVPETAGQVIDIGGKDVFTYQELMQVMAKSLGLAKRIILPIPVLTPRLSSAWISLVTPVNARIARPLAEGLRNRTVCRDDNAQRLMPGPLFGVEEAIDAALGKWRTGDVETRWSTAGAMPGDPEWSGGTVFLDQRSKTVEASAAQTFAALSQIGGRCGYWGADWLWWLRGLMDKAIGGPGLRRGRRHPKNLSYGEAVDFWRVNGYQKDEWLRLIAEMKLPGDAELEFRVESIDDTHSRLIQTARFRPTGLLGLAYWYSVLPLHYFVFPRMINGIVRDAERGPDSTSTVMRQ; translated from the coding sequence TTGTCGAACTTGAAAATGAATCGTGTGTTGGTCTGTGGAGCGACTGGTTACGTCGGTGGCCGGTTGGTTCCCCGATTGTTGGACGAAGGGTTGGCGGTCCGTTGTTTGGTCCGAAGCCCAGAAAAAATTCGTGCCTTTGCTTGGGCGGATCACGAGCGGCTAGAGATTGTCCAGGGGAACCTCGATGACACCGCCGTCGTTCATCGTGCCGCGATCGATGTGGACGCGGCGTTCTATCTGGTCCATTCGATGATCAGCGCAGGCGAGGATTACGCCAAACGCGACCGCGAACTGGCCAATTCCTTTGTCGCCGGATTGGACGGCACGACATGTAAGCGAGTCATTTACCTTGGTGGGCTGGGGGAACTCGGCCCCGATCTAAGCCATCACCTGCATAGTCGGCGAGAGGTCGCCGAAATTCTGGGCCAAAGCAATCTTGATACCACGGTGTTTCGTGCCGCAATGATCGTCGGATCGGGGTCTGCGTCATTCGAAATCTTACGCTACTTGGTCGAGCGACTGCCCATCATGATCACGCCCAAATGGGTGAAGATGGAAACGCAGCCGATCGCGATCCGAGATGTCATTCGATATCTGGTGCAGTGCTTGCAGGTTCCAGAAACGGCCGGGCAAGTGATCGATATCGGGGGCAAAGACGTTTTCACCTATCAAGAATTGATGCAGGTGATGGCCAAGTCGTTGGGGCTGGCGAAACGGATCATTCTTCCCATCCCAGTGCTGACCCCGCGACTGAGTTCCGCTTGGATTTCGCTGGTAACACCCGTCAACGCTCGGATTGCCCGCCCGTTGGCCGAAGGTCTGCGAAACCGTACCGTCTGCCGTGACGACAACGCACAGCGTTTGATGCCCGGGCCATTGTTCGGGGTCGAAGAAGCAATTGACGCGGCATTGGGAAAGTGGCGGACGGGCGATGTTGAAACACGATGGTCGACCGCCGGTGCAATGCCGGGCGACCCCGAATGGTCTGGTGGGACTGTGTTTCTGGATCAACGTTCTAAAACGGTCGAAGCCTCTGCGGCACAGACGTTTGCTGCGCTCAGCCAGATTGGTGGACGCTGCGGATACTGGGGGGCGGACTGGCTGTGGTGGTTGCGAGGGCTGATGGACAAGGCGATCGGTGGTCCTGGATTACGCCGAGGCCGACGCCATCCCAAGAATCTCAGCTACGGTGAAGCCGTTGATTTCTGGCGCGTCAATGGATATCAGAAAGACGAGTGGTTGCGGTTGATCGCGGAAATGAAACTGCCCGGCGATGCCGAGCTTGAATTTCGTGTGGAGTCGATCGACGACACTCACTCGCGATTGATTCAAACCGCTCGGTTTCGACCAACTGGCTTGTTGGGGCTAGCCTACTGGTACTCGGTGCTGCCACTGCACTATTTCGTCTTTCCCCGGATGATCAATGGAATCGTCCGCGATGCCGAACGAGGCCCGGATTCAACGTCGACGGTGATGCGGCAGTAA
- a CDS encoding DUF2254 domain-containing protein — MNAFLTTFWATVKNSYWFIPSLMVIAAIALALGATTVDSRVGSEWMEGIDWLNANQPDGARAVLSTVAGSMITVAGVTFSMTILSISHTTSQVGPRLMNNFMGDKANQFTLGVFISTFIYCLMVLRTVRNAESGSSGDAEAADLATAFVPHIAVTVGVMLAIASVGVLIFFVHHIPESIHVSNILARVGRGLNDRIEGQFPARVGDPHEQESNRNAESMLPETFCRSAKQIRSTGTGYLEYVDGESLMRLAIEHDLLIHVRRQPGDFVSEKSLLLLVSPAEKIDESLQRSMSAMFIRGAQRTATQDLRFQINQLVEVAMRALSPGVNDPFTAICCMDWLQSALETLANRQLPDAHRFDDQQTLRVVAEPVTFDSFASLVFDQLRPYVAADRNASVQMMQMMGSLVVQVDRSVDRRLLARHACALHRECKLAMSDRRTLLQVSDCYRRILRLATDESFRQQAKECGEWTSDR, encoded by the coding sequence ATGAACGCATTCCTGACGACGTTTTGGGCCACCGTCAAAAACAGCTATTGGTTCATTCCGTCGCTGATGGTGATCGCTGCCATTGCGTTGGCGCTGGGGGCAACGACGGTCGACAGTCGAGTTGGGTCCGAGTGGATGGAAGGCATTGACTGGCTTAACGCGAACCAACCCGATGGCGCACGCGCCGTGCTTTCGACCGTCGCAGGGTCGATGATCACGGTGGCCGGAGTGACGTTTTCGATGACGATTCTTTCGATCTCCCACACCACGTCCCAAGTCGGTCCTCGACTGATGAACAACTTCATGGGGGATAAAGCCAACCAGTTCACGCTTGGCGTTTTCATTTCGACATTCATCTATTGCCTGATGGTGTTGCGGACCGTTCGGAATGCGGAATCTGGATCATCCGGAGATGCCGAAGCCGCCGACTTGGCGACCGCGTTCGTGCCGCACATCGCGGTGACGGTTGGGGTGATGTTGGCGATTGCCAGCGTGGGTGTCCTGATCTTCTTTGTCCACCATATTCCCGAATCGATCCACGTTTCCAATATTTTGGCGCGAGTCGGTCGCGGATTGAATGATCGGATCGAGGGTCAGTTTCCTGCCCGAGTTGGCGATCCGCATGAACAGGAGTCCAACCGGAATGCCGAATCGATGTTGCCGGAAACCTTTTGCCGATCGGCAAAACAGATCCGTTCGACAGGCACGGGCTATCTGGAATATGTCGATGGGGAAAGCTTGATGCGTCTGGCGATCGAACATGATTTGCTGATCCATGTGCGGCGTCAGCCCGGAGATTTTGTCTCAGAGAAAAGTCTGCTGTTGCTCGTTTCGCCGGCCGAAAAGATCGACGAATCACTGCAGCGTTCCATGAGTGCGATGTTCATCCGTGGCGCACAGCGGACAGCGACCCAAGATCTAAGGTTTCAAATCAATCAACTGGTGGAAGTCGCGATGCGGGCGCTGTCGCCGGGCGTCAACGATCCCTTCACCGCAATCTGCTGCATGGATTGGTTGCAGTCGGCGCTGGAAACCTTAGCCAACCGCCAATTGCCTGATGCACATCGATTTGACGATCAACAAACGCTGCGCGTGGTCGCCGAACCGGTCACCTTCGACTCCTTTGCGTCACTCGTGTTTGATCAATTGCGACCCTATGTGGCCGCCGATCGAAACGCGTCCGTTCAAATGATGCAGATGATGGGCAGCCTTGTTGTCCAGGTCGATCGTTCTGTCGATCGTCGGCTGCTGGCTCGGCATGCATGTGCCCTGCATCGTGAATGCAAACTGGCAATGTCGGACCGCCGGACTCTTCTGCAGGTTTCGGATTGTTACCGCCGGATCTTGCGTCTGGCGACCGACGAATCGTTCCGGCAACAGGCGAAAGAATGTGGAGAGTGGACGTCGGATCGATGA
- a CDS encoding CNNM domain-containing protein, producing MDYVLLLTYLSVAIGFSFLCSIAEAVLLSITPSYIAQLRKDTSKSAQRIISLKADIDRPLSAILSLNTIAHTVGAAGVGAQAASMYGDRYVGVISAILTLLILVLSEIIPKTIGALHWRTLAGPVALFIRWLIVLMYPLVWLSEILTKWLAGSHKQQLVTRDEISAVAQLGINEGLLKKNESRILTNLLKLESIVVEDVMTPASVVIALEQSRLLSEAADEVAALPVSRIPLFQERRDAVTGFVLRSDLLTAIAAGDLDQPLEAFSRPITSVHEDDSITKVFDTLLDTRAHIAIVMDKFGGVEGIVTLEDVLETLLGLEIVDEKDKTVDMQQLARQRWKSRLEKQGIQTPEPPKPGK from the coding sequence ATGGACTATGTCCTGCTACTTACCTACCTTTCGGTCGCGATCGGATTCTCGTTCCTGTGCTCGATCGCCGAGGCGGTATTGCTGTCGATTACGCCCAGTTACATCGCCCAGCTTCGCAAAGATACATCAAAATCAGCTCAGCGGATCATTTCGCTAAAGGCTGACATTGACCGGCCGCTCTCTGCGATTCTTAGCCTGAACACGATCGCCCATACGGTCGGTGCTGCGGGGGTCGGTGCACAGGCAGCAAGCATGTACGGCGACCGGTATGTCGGCGTGATCAGCGCGATTTTGACCTTGTTGATTTTGGTGCTAAGCGAAATCATTCCGAAAACCATCGGTGCGTTGCACTGGCGAACGCTTGCGGGACCGGTCGCGCTCTTCATTCGTTGGCTGATCGTGTTGATGTATCCGCTGGTTTGGCTTTCCGAAATTCTTACCAAGTGGCTGGCCGGATCCCACAAGCAGCAATTGGTGACACGCGATGAGATATCGGCGGTGGCACAATTAGGGATCAACGAGGGACTACTGAAGAAGAACGAATCCCGCATCTTGACGAATCTGCTGAAGCTAGAATCGATTGTGGTGGAGGACGTGATGACACCCGCCTCGGTCGTGATCGCGTTGGAGCAATCTCGGCTGCTTTCCGAGGCCGCAGATGAAGTCGCGGCGCTGCCCGTGTCGCGAATCCCCCTGTTTCAAGAACGGCGTGACGCCGTCACCGGTTTTGTGCTTCGCAGTGATCTGTTGACCGCGATTGCCGCCGGTGATCTGGATCAACCGCTCGAAGCATTCTCTCGTCCGATCACGTCAGTTCACGAAGACGACAGCATCACCAAGGTCTTTGATACGCTGTTGGATACGCGTGCGCACATTGCGATCGTGATGGACAAGTTCGGTGGCGTCGAAGGAATCGTCACGTTGGAAGATGTACTGGAGACGCTGCTGGGGCTAGAAATCGTCGACGAGAAGGACAAGACCGTCGACATGCAGCAGTTGGCCCGCCAGCGCTGGAAATCCCGCTTGGAAAAGCAAGGGATCCAGACACCGGAACCACCCAAGCCCGGTAAATGA
- a CDS encoding mechanosensitive ion channel family protein has translation MLNRTTRHLFLAFAFVTTIQCHLSLAQDTGSDAAILDAQVDQKIETPDKVEVDPIAFDEDISTRLRNIFLATGWFEAAEVKTDEGVVFLSGIADTENHREWAERVAQRTSDVVAVVNQIDVKSRPVWDIEPAIVQLRQLGRDFVQLLPLLAVGMFVITLAYLIAKLAARIARRLTARRLDSQLLQQVIASVVAVLVMLVGVYIALKVSGLSRLAVTVLGGTGLVGLALGFAFRDIAENYLASVLISLNRPFNVGDLIELEGQKGFVRRVTTRGTLLLTVDGNHIQIPNSTVYKAILTNYSSSPRVRREFVMGIGYDDSVTEAQQIVHQVLVEHDAVLDDPAPLVLVDSLGASTVNLVTRFWLDAERFDAASVCSVLMRQAKTALSDAEISMPDEAREVVFPDGVPVAMLTDEAAANVSAPKRDPIPSEAPSPGKDSDKAASSNAEGDLANKDVTIQDHAKDAESTEEANLIS, from the coding sequence ATGTTGAATCGCACAACGCGGCACCTATTTTTGGCGTTCGCGTTCGTCACGACGATCCAATGCCATTTATCATTGGCCCAAGACACGGGCAGCGATGCGGCTATTCTTGACGCCCAAGTCGACCAGAAAATCGAGACACCGGATAAGGTCGAAGTGGATCCGATTGCATTCGACGAAGATATCTCGACTCGGTTACGGAACATTTTCCTGGCGACCGGTTGGTTCGAAGCAGCAGAGGTCAAGACGGACGAAGGCGTCGTCTTCCTTTCGGGCATCGCCGATACCGAGAACCACCGCGAGTGGGCCGAACGCGTGGCACAACGGACCTCCGACGTGGTCGCCGTCGTCAATCAAATCGACGTGAAGTCCAGACCGGTCTGGGACATCGAGCCGGCGATCGTGCAACTGCGGCAATTGGGACGCGACTTCGTTCAACTGCTGCCGCTATTGGCAGTTGGAATGTTTGTGATCACGTTGGCGTACCTGATTGCGAAGCTTGCTGCCAGGATCGCTCGCCGCTTGACCGCTCGCCGTTTGGATAGCCAATTGCTGCAACAGGTGATCGCCAGCGTCGTGGCAGTGCTTGTGATGCTTGTCGGAGTCTACATCGCGCTGAAAGTGTCTGGGCTAAGCAGGTTGGCGGTCACGGTCCTAGGTGGTACCGGGCTGGTCGGACTGGCGCTCGGGTTCGCCTTTCGCGACATCGCTGAAAACTATCTGGCCAGTGTGCTGATCAGCCTGAATCGCCCGTTCAACGTTGGTGACCTGATCGAATTGGAGGGCCAGAAAGGTTTCGTGCGCCGCGTGACAACTCGGGGAACACTGCTTTTGACGGTCGACGGCAACCACATTCAAATTCCCAACAGCACGGTCTACAAGGCGATCCTGACGAACTACTCGTCCTCGCCACGGGTACGCCGGGAATTTGTGATGGGAATTGGCTACGACGATTCCGTCACCGAAGCACAACAGATCGTCCATCAGGTGCTTGTCGAGCACGACGCCGTGCTTGACGATCCCGCGCCATTGGTCCTTGTCGATTCACTCGGTGCATCGACCGTGAACCTGGTGACCCGATTTTGGTTGGATGCCGAACGCTTTGATGCGGCGTCGGTTTGCAGTGTACTGATGCGTCAAGCCAAGACCGCGCTCAGCGACGCCGAAATCAGCATGCCTGACGAAGCTCGCGAAGTGGTTTTCCCCGATGGAGTCCCGGTAGCAATGCTGACCGACGAAGCTGCCGCCAATGTTAGTGCACCGAAGCGAGATCCGATCCCCAGCGAAGCACCATCGCCTGGAAAGGATTCCGACAAAGCAGCGTCATCGAACGCCGAGGGAGACCTGGCCAACAAAGACGTGACGATTCAAGACCATGCCAAGGATGCCGAATCCACCGAAGAAGCAAACCTGATCTCGTAA
- a CDS encoding SHD1 domain-containing protein — protein MRHTQITFSLILLAAIQSVWGLSVTGQDTEQEGPPRSDLREWADASGTFKVKAELLTADDNLVVLELTDGDLVALKREQLSKADRQYVQKATLDRGAAAAPDVDSQWQLADGEVVAGRLMGFGRQELNVKRDRGDLWVNGHRLSELPAAYRKILPSVVSSVDQKQVGSLDKLERYLASNGGGPFKYTLSGVQLDLTEWGVITIPLSLLAPDEAKEVMPGFERWTAAQADDVSDRDRYDAESRERLALDSRDRQRRRYQAAGRQPWNQRQMQMMELSLLAADSGLTDIWQVELRPRHRYGYSRTIMVSAQSSLFAREKVAQRFPGWTIGAIAKRSY, from the coding sequence ATGCGACATACACAGATAACGTTCTCGCTGATTTTGCTCGCTGCAATCCAATCCGTTTGGGGCCTATCGGTGACCGGTCAAGATACCGAACAGGAGGGACCTCCCCGGTCAGACTTGAGAGAATGGGCAGACGCGAGTGGGACATTCAAGGTGAAGGCAGAGCTGCTAACCGCTGACGACAACCTTGTCGTGCTAGAATTAACCGATGGTGACTTAGTCGCTTTGAAACGCGAACAACTTTCGAAGGCTGATCGTCAGTATGTTCAGAAGGCGACACTCGACAGAGGGGCGGCCGCGGCCCCGGATGTTGATTCCCAGTGGCAGCTCGCCGATGGAGAGGTGGTGGCTGGCCGCCTTATGGGATTTGGTCGGCAGGAATTGAACGTCAAACGCGATCGCGGTGATCTATGGGTGAACGGGCATCGTCTTTCGGAGCTGCCTGCAGCGTACCGGAAGATTCTTCCCAGCGTTGTTTCGTCGGTGGACCAAAAGCAGGTTGGGTCACTCGACAAACTAGAACGTTACCTCGCCAGCAACGGTGGCGGTCCCTTCAAGTACACCTTGTCGGGAGTTCAGCTTGACCTAACTGAATGGGGAGTAATTACGATTCCATTGTCGCTTTTGGCGCCGGACGAAGCAAAGGAAGTGATGCCGGGATTCGAGCGTTGGACAGCTGCCCAGGCGGATGACGTTAGCGACCGAGATCGATACGACGCGGAAAGTAGGGAACGTTTGGCGCTCGATAGCCGTGATCGCCAGCGTCGACGCTACCAAGCGGCCGGCCGTCAACCTTGGAATCAGCGACAAATGCAGATGATGGAACTTAGCCTATTGGCCGCTGACTCTGGTCTGACGGACATTTGGCAAGTCGAACTACGCCCTCGCCATCGCTACGGTTACAGCAGAACGATAATGGTTTCTGCACAAAGTAGTTTGTTCGCGAGGGAAAAGGTCGCTCAAAGATTTCCGGGATGGACAATCGGTGCGATCGCGAAGCGAAGCTACTAA
- a CDS encoding hybrid sensor histidine kinase/response regulator — protein MTDKHRFIRHDLLELAAAYAENSVLVTTAELDLPGPQILYANTAFTRLTGYGVSELLGKTPRILQGPETDKNVLKRLRSTLQDGKDFVGRTVNYRRDGTPFELEWVISHLRDSDGRTTHYVAVQRDITAMQQAESELGKFDAELRSASHQLTQTVHNLELAEQKLAERERLTTLGEMAAGVVHDISNALTPVFGFVELLHTMDSIPAEVQTLASDLDASVEHAVEVLANLKRHYHSGPSIGTSEAVELPELVYQIPDITRARCWSMNGKGKGGICFAFDLPTNTVVAGNRTELLQVFVNLALNAIDAMPDGGTITISLKEDGEDAVLAISDTGVGMSEELLKTCFEPYVTTSRFGTGLGLSVCRRIIEMHRGSISASHASPHGVTFKIRIPLFVATANLESAADKNERLRVLSICGGQQRQHQVETILTNLGAGVWTADSGDEGLRRFYESDFDLIITDSSLRPTSGFDVAQAVKRTSPNVPVAIFVTPKESTYLASLPQHLQPDAMLPAQITQSHLEDTLAQLRLLNRQS, from the coding sequence ATGACAGACAAACATCGCTTCATCCGCCACGATCTGCTGGAACTTGCGGCGGCCTACGCCGAGAACTCTGTGCTGGTCACAACGGCAGAATTGGATTTGCCGGGCCCACAAATACTGTACGCCAATACGGCGTTCACGCGTCTGACCGGTTACGGAGTCTCTGAATTACTTGGGAAGACACCGCGTATTCTTCAGGGACCCGAGACCGACAAAAATGTGCTGAAACGCTTGCGTTCTACCTTGCAGGACGGCAAGGACTTTGTCGGCAGAACAGTCAACTACAGGCGCGACGGAACGCCATTTGAATTGGAATGGGTGATCAGCCACCTCCGTGATTCAGACGGTCGAACCACACACTACGTGGCTGTCCAGCGAGACATTACCGCGATGCAACAGGCGGAATCCGAGTTGGGCAAATTTGACGCCGAACTTCGCAGCGCAAGTCATCAATTGACGCAGACGGTCCACAATCTGGAACTGGCCGAACAGAAACTCGCTGAACGGGAACGTTTGACGACGCTTGGCGAGATGGCTGCCGGAGTGGTGCACGACATTAGCAATGCGTTAACGCCGGTTTTTGGTTTTGTCGAACTGCTACACACCATGGACAGCATCCCAGCAGAAGTACAAACCCTTGCGTCGGATTTGGACGCTTCGGTCGAGCACGCTGTCGAAGTTCTTGCCAACTTAAAGCGGCACTACCATTCCGGTCCGTCGATTGGAACCAGCGAAGCGGTGGAACTTCCGGAACTGGTTTACCAAATTCCAGACATCACGCGAGCACGGTGTTGGTCGATGAATGGGAAGGGGAAAGGCGGAATCTGTTTCGCCTTTGATCTCCCCACGAACACGGTCGTGGCTGGCAATCGTACGGAACTGCTTCAAGTGTTCGTGAACCTTGCCTTGAACGCGATCGATGCCATGCCAGACGGCGGCACGATCACGATTTCGCTGAAGGAAGACGGCGAAGATGCAGTGCTCGCCATCTCAGATACTGGTGTCGGGATGTCAGAAGAGCTGCTGAAGACTTGCTTCGAGCCGTACGTCACGACCAGTCGTTTTGGAACGGGGCTTGGACTGTCGGTTTGCCGACGAATCATCGAGATGCATCGTGGATCGATTAGTGCGTCCCATGCATCGCCCCACGGTGTAACGTTCAAGATACGCATTCCACTGTTTGTGGCCACGGCAAACCTTGAATCGGCCGCCGACAAGAACGAACGATTACGAGTTCTATCGATCTGTGGCGGTCAGCAACGTCAGCATCAGGTCGAAACCATTCTGACCAACTTGGGTGCAGGTGTTTGGACTGCGGATAGTGGAGACGAAGGTTTGCGGCGTTTTTACGAATCTGATTTTGATCTGATCATCACGGATTCGTCGCTGCGTCCGACATCCGGTTTCGACGTCGCCCAGGCTGTGAAGCGAACATCCCCGAACGTCCCGGTCGCCATTTTCGTGACCCCCAAGGAATCAACCTACCTTGCTAGTCTGCCACAGCACTTGCAACCCGATGCCATGCTGCCAGCCCAGATCACCCAGTCGCATCTCGAAGACACCTTGGCGCAACTTCGGCTTCTGAACCGACAATCCTGA
- a CDS encoding type 1 glutamine amidotransferase domain-containing protein, with translation MSQSLTKKKIAFLATDGFEQVELTKPWEAIRSAGAEVVLVSLKAGKIQGMHHDEEGDQFDVDQTVDSVSANDFDGLVLPGGVLNPDTLRTCDKAVSFVRDFFQQHKPVAAICHGPWTLVEADVVRGRKVTSWPSLKTDLINAGADWVDQECVCDQGLVTSRNPDDIPAFCEKAIEEFAEGKHAKQTA, from the coding sequence ATGAGTCAATCACTTACGAAGAAGAAGATCGCATTTTTGGCAACCGACGGTTTCGAACAAGTCGAACTGACCAAGCCATGGGAAGCCATCCGGTCGGCGGGCGCCGAAGTCGTCCTGGTCTCTCTGAAAGCGGGAAAGATCCAGGGCATGCACCATGACGAGGAAGGGGATCAGTTCGATGTCGACCAAACAGTGGACAGCGTTTCCGCGAATGACTTCGACGGATTGGTGCTGCCGGGTGGAGTCCTGAATCCGGATACACTTCGGACCTGCGACAAAGCGGTCAGCTTCGTTCGCGATTTCTTTCAGCAACACAAGCCCGTCGCGGCGATCTGCCACGGTCCCTGGACTTTGGTCGAGGCCGACGTGGTGCGAGGCCGCAAAGTCACATCATGGCCCAGCCTAAAAACCGACCTGATCAACGCAGGTGCCGATTGGGTGGACCAGGAATGTGTCTGCGATCAGGGGTTGGTGACCAGTCGAAACCCGGACGACATCCCTGCGTTCTGCGAAAAGGCGATCGAAGAATTCGCCGAGGGAAAGCACGCGAAACAGACGGCGTAG
- a CDS encoding MgtC/SapB family protein has translation MNPIDLQSFGTVAIAACLGAVLGIEREIRGKPAGIRTHIFVCAGSALMMILGQEIIDQFQKQEASDVLSADPIRVLQAIVVGISFLGAGTIVHDSREGVEGLTTAATIYLTAGIGVATSVDRVGLAAAVTVFAAGVLVIVGFVERRVQRWHRRRTKDPS, from the coding sequence GTGAATCCCATCGACCTGCAAAGTTTTGGCACCGTTGCGATTGCTGCCTGTTTGGGCGCTGTGCTCGGGATCGAGCGAGAAATTCGCGGCAAGCCCGCTGGGATCCGTACCCACATCTTTGTTTGCGCTGGATCGGCACTGATGATGATTCTAGGACAAGAGATCATCGACCAGTTCCAGAAGCAGGAAGCTAGCGACGTTCTGAGTGCTGACCCCATTCGCGTGTTGCAAGCGATCGTCGTCGGCATCAGCTTCCTTGGCGCCGGGACCATCGTTCATGATTCCCGTGAGGGAGTAGAAGGACTAACGACCGCCGCCACGATCTACCTGACCGCCGGTATCGGGGTTGCTACCAGTGTCGACCGAGTTGGTTTAGCAGCGGCCGTGACCGTGTTCGCAGCCGGGGTTCTAGTGATTGTCGGTTTTGTCGAACGTCGAGTGCAACGGTGGCATCGAAGGCGAACGAAGGACCCCTCGTAA
- a CDS encoding four-helix bundle copper-binding protein — protein MTSHQACIEACQRCAIACEECLTAMIDMNSDNDCPHCCRECIDICLLCAQASARDSKFSAQICRLCAEVCEWCAEQCESHDHDHCQACAKACRDCVAECTAMAA, from the coding sequence ATGACGAGTCATCAAGCCTGTATCGAAGCATGCCAACGTTGTGCGATCGCTTGCGAAGAATGCCTGACGGCAATGATCGATATGAACAGCGACAATGATTGCCCGCATTGTTGCCGTGAATGCATTGACATCTGCCTGCTGTGCGCCCAAGCCTCTGCTCGCGATAGTAAGTTCTCGGCTCAAATCTGCCGCCTTTGTGCGGAGGTGTGCGAGTGGTGTGCCGAGCAATGTGAATCCCATGATCACGATCACTGCCAAGCGTGTGCAAAAGCATGTCGGGACTGTGTCGCCGAGTGCACCGCCATGGCGGCCTAG